A genomic segment from Rickettsiella endosymbiont of Miltochrista miniata encodes:
- a CDS encoding LbtU family siderophore porin, which produces MLSNKYKLTALMTVVCWLSLQGNVAFADEANDKEIRRLAQRTQVLESELQHVQNQVATLRRQSKQTDISNPTNDRGESIVTSEHPFFIIGTPVISSPFIGINSEFNASDLVVNQPYVNEDLYLLQQRKEIYNYLIKNGHPFSNTPVVNLSGKIESQIFHTSHFGNFQNNSATDIDLTGIELDTEILVNQWVTGLIAFVYDNTPPTDMSPRRIDNSRVLLERGFLTIGNLAKFPLYATMGQFYVPFGQYSSSMISDPFTKTLGRTKARALELGFSKQFNDENDLNLSAFVFRGPSRTSIDNNGLRNYGANAEYIFTKPKWNIDVAGSYIRSIADSLGLQHNGNNGPNNFEGFATNNNTEVLNPVPGLDARGTLSIEAFSITGEYVTASRSFSSSVLSFDNQGAKPSAFHAEAAYKFNVLEKPSAVIIGYDQSKDALGLLIPKKRYIATVSTSIWKDTIESLEFRHDIDYSATDVALGQSGLGLNPINGTGKSGNTITLQVGLYF; this is translated from the coding sequence ATGCTAAGTAACAAATATAAATTAACTGCACTTATGACTGTTGTGTGCTGGTTGAGTCTACAGGGGAATGTAGCTTTTGCTGATGAGGCAAATGATAAAGAAATCCGAAGACTGGCACAAAGAACCCAAGTCCTGGAATCTGAATTACAGCATGTACAAAACCAAGTAGCAACTTTACGTAGGCAATCTAAACAAACCGATATTTCTAATCCAACGAATGATCGCGGAGAAAGTATAGTTACTTCGGAACATCCTTTTTTTATTATAGGCACGCCTGTTATTAGCTCGCCTTTTATTGGCATAAACTCCGAGTTTAATGCTTCTGATTTAGTGGTTAACCAACCTTATGTGAATGAGGATCTTTATTTACTACAACAACGAAAAGAGATCTACAATTACTTAATAAAAAACGGCCATCCTTTTTCAAATACACCAGTCGTTAATCTTAGCGGAAAAATAGAATCTCAAATTTTTCATACCAGTCATTTTGGCAATTTCCAAAATAACTCTGCTACCGATATTGATTTGACGGGTATTGAATTAGATACTGAAATTTTAGTCAATCAGTGGGTCACAGGACTCATCGCGTTTGTTTATGACAATACACCGCCTACGGATATGTCGCCTAGACGAATTGATAATTCTCGTGTTCTTTTAGAACGAGGATTTTTAACGATAGGAAATTTAGCAAAGTTTCCTTTGTATGCGACTATGGGTCAATTTTATGTGCCCTTTGGTCAGTATTCATCTTCAATGATTAGTGATCCATTTACTAAGACTTTGGGCAGAACCAAGGCTAGAGCCCTGGAGTTGGGATTTTCAAAACAATTTAATGATGAAAATGATTTAAATTTGTCAGCTTTTGTTTTTAGAGGGCCAAGCCGTACTAGCATAGATAATAATGGTCTGCGGAATTATGGTGCTAATGCTGAGTATATTTTCACTAAGCCAAAATGGAATATTGATGTAGCAGGAAGTTATATTCGCAGCATAGCAGATTCGCTAGGCCTGCAACATAATGGTAATAATGGGCCTAATAATTTCGAAGGTTTTGCGACTAACAATAACACTGAAGTTCTTAATCCTGTGCCTGGATTAGATGCACGCGGAACTTTGAGTATTGAAGCTTTTAGTATTACCGGTGAATATGTGACGGCTAGTCGTTCATTCTCCTCTTCAGTATTATCATTTGATAATCAAGGTGCCAAGCCTTCAGCTTTTCATGCAGAAGCTGCATATAAATTTAATGTTTTAGAAAAACCTAGTGCAGTCATTATTGGATATGACCAATCCAAAGATGCCTTAGGCTTACTTATTCCTAAGAAACGTTATATTGCAACTGTTAGTACATCTATTTGGAAAGATACCATTGAAAGTTTAGAGTTTCGTCACGATATTGACTATAGCGCCACCGATGTCGCTTTAGGCCAATCGGGTCTAGGGCTTAATCCAATTAATGGAACAGGGAAAAGCGGTAATACGATTACTTTACAAGTAGGTTTATATTTCTAA
- the coaBC gene encoding bifunctional phosphopantothenoylcysteine decarboxylase/phosphopantothenate--cysteine ligase CoaBC has protein sequence MSKRILLGITGSIAAYKTPELIRKLKEQHHDVRVVLTSCGKAFVTPLTLQAVSQHKVYEELVDVEAEAAMSHIDLARWPECILIAPATAHVIAKLAHGFADDLLSTLCLASNTRLIIAPAMNQSMWSNQATQDNVCKLKERNCLFIGPGEGSQACGEFGLGRMLEPQEIVDALSKVFIKPYLQNQRILITAGPTQECIDPVRYLSNRSSGKMGFALAQAAIEAGAEVTLISGPVALTPPKKLKFIAVKTAAEMLAVVEKEISQQAIFISTAAVADYQIVNPALQKIKKSSAPLTLQLKPTVDILATVSQMHLEARPLLIGFAAETEYTLKFAEEKRRSKNIDLMVVNDVSQTDIGFDSDKNEVTVLSSDVPIHLACASKQSIARQLLQMVANRMLSAKKNANTPL, from the coding sequence ATGAGTAAACGTATCTTATTGGGTATTACAGGCAGCATTGCTGCTTATAAAACCCCGGAACTTATCAGAAAACTTAAAGAACAACATCATGACGTCAGGGTTGTTTTAACTTCCTGTGGCAAGGCCTTTGTAACCCCTTTGACACTACAAGCTGTTTCACAGCATAAAGTATATGAAGAACTTGTAGATGTTGAAGCCGAAGCCGCAATGAGTCATATTGATCTTGCACGATGGCCAGAATGTATTTTGATAGCCCCTGCTACAGCACATGTAATTGCTAAATTAGCTCACGGTTTTGCAGATGATTTATTGAGTACCTTGTGTTTAGCATCCAACACACGTTTAATTATTGCGCCTGCAATGAATCAATCGATGTGGTCTAACCAAGCAACACAAGATAATGTGTGTAAACTAAAAGAGAGAAATTGCTTATTTATAGGGCCTGGAGAAGGAAGTCAAGCCTGTGGAGAGTTTGGTTTAGGACGCATGCTGGAACCTCAAGAAATAGTGGATGCCTTATCAAAGGTGTTTATTAAGCCTTATTTACAAAACCAAAGAATTTTAATTACCGCAGGTCCGACGCAAGAATGCATCGATCCAGTGCGCTATTTATCAAATCGTAGTTCGGGTAAAATGGGATTTGCTTTAGCCCAGGCTGCCATCGAAGCGGGGGCTGAAGTTACACTCATTAGTGGACCTGTTGCATTAACACCTCCAAAAAAATTGAAATTTATAGCGGTGAAAACAGCTGCGGAAATGTTGGCAGTTGTTGAGAAAGAAATTAGCCAGCAAGCGATTTTTATAAGTACTGCTGCTGTTGCGGATTATCAGATTGTAAATCCAGCATTACAAAAAATTAAAAAATCAAGTGCGCCATTAACGTTACAACTAAAACCTACTGTTGATATTTTGGCTACCGTTAGTCAAATGCATTTAGAAGCTAGGCCTTTACTGATAGGATTTGCTGCCGAAACTGAATATACTTTAAAATTTGCCGAAGAAAAGCGAAGAAGTAAAAATATAGATCTAATGGTAGTTAATGATGTGAGTCAGACGGATATAGGTTTTGATAGTGATAAAAATGAGGTAACCGTATTATCTTCTGACGTGCCCATACACCTAGCATGTGCAAGTAAGCAATCAATAGCCCGGCAATTACTACAAATGGTGGCGAATCGTATGCTATCCGCAAAAAAAAATGCTAACACCCCTCTTTAG
- the panB gene encoding 3-methyl-2-oxobutanoate hydroxymethyltransferase — MSVLEFAEKKITKEKIVILTCYDYSTARIFNESSLDALLIGDSLAMTMHGFKDTVMATLPMMELHTAAVRRGAPAKFIITDLPFLSYRQPLRRSVIAVQKLMQAGAQAIKLEGAAGNLSLIAHLVESGIPVMGHIGLTPQFVHALGGYKVQGKTVAQAERLQQDALALEQAGCFAIVLECVPSQLARKITGSLKTPTIGIGAGVDTDGQVLVMQDLLGLNLDFKPKFVNQFLDGNQLILKAVEHYSHCVKHKEFPSDEHSY; from the coding sequence ATGAGCGTTTTAGAATTTGCTGAAAAAAAAATAACTAAAGAAAAAATCGTAATCTTAACTTGCTATGATTATAGTACCGCAAGAATCTTTAATGAATCTTCTTTAGATGCTTTATTAATTGGCGATAGTCTTGCCATGACCATGCATGGCTTTAAAGATACGGTTATGGCTACGCTGCCTATGATGGAACTTCATACTGCTGCGGTACGTCGAGGAGCTCCTGCTAAGTTTATTATTACTGATCTTCCTTTTCTAAGTTATCGTCAACCATTAAGACGAAGTGTTATTGCAGTTCAAAAGCTAATGCAAGCAGGTGCGCAAGCTATTAAATTAGAGGGCGCAGCAGGTAATCTCTCATTAATAGCCCATTTAGTTGAATCGGGTATTCCTGTCATGGGTCATATAGGTTTAACTCCACAATTTGTCCATGCCCTAGGTGGATATAAAGTCCAAGGAAAAACGGTTGCTCAGGCAGAACGGCTTCAACAAGACGCGTTAGCCTTAGAACAAGCAGGTTGCTTTGCTATAGTACTTGAGTGTGTCCCATCACAACTGGCAAGAAAAATAACAGGCTCGTTAAAAACTCCAACGATTGGTATAGGGGCTGGTGTTGATACCGACGGACAGGTTTTAGTCATGCAGGATTTATTAGGACTCAATCTGGATTTCAAACCAAAATTTGTTAATCAATTTCTTGATGGTAATCAACTGATTCTAAAAGCGGTTGAACACTATAGTCATTGCGTTAAACATAAAGAATTTCCCAGTGATGAACATAGTTATTAA
- the panC gene encoding pantoate--beta-alanine ligase, translated as MMNIVIKLSDWQNIRKKNNNKKIGFVHTMGHLHAGHLSLCTRSQAENDLTIVAIFINAKQFNKIEDFNHYPRSLEEDTALLNKQKVDYLLLLDSDTIYSDNYHIQIHDTSDLSKKLEAEFRPGHFIGMLTVVLKYLNIVRPTNAYYGEKDYQQLLLIKKMALALFLETEIVGCPTIRAADGLALSSRNSRLSLEQRAQASHFSSILKLAPNSEEAMKQLNNLGFKVDYVADHWGRRLAAIHVGDVRLIDCL; from the coding sequence GTGATGAACATAGTTATTAAGCTTAGCGATTGGCAAAACATAAGGAAAAAAAATAATAATAAAAAAATAGGATTTGTACATACGATGGGTCATTTGCATGCAGGACATTTAAGTCTTTGCACTCGTTCCCAAGCAGAGAATGATTTGACAATAGTAGCCATTTTTATAAATGCTAAGCAATTTAATAAAATAGAGGATTTTAACCATTATCCGCGTAGTTTAGAAGAAGATACAGCCTTACTAAATAAGCAGAAAGTTGATTATTTATTATTGTTAGACTCAGACACTATTTATTCTGATAATTATCACATTCAGATTCACGATACCAGTGATTTAAGCAAAAAATTAGAAGCAGAGTTTCGTCCTGGACATTTTATTGGAATGTTAACGGTGGTATTAAAATATCTGAATATTGTAAGGCCAACGAATGCATATTATGGCGAAAAAGACTATCAACAATTATTACTCATCAAAAAAATGGCGCTAGCGCTTTTTTTAGAAACAGAGATCGTTGGGTGTCCGACTATTCGTGCAGCAGATGGATTAGCTTTGAGCTCAAGAAATAGCCGTTTGAGCTTAGAGCAGCGCGCGCAGGCGAGTCATTTCTCGTCTATTTTAAAGCTAGCTCCAAACTCAGAAGAGGCGATGAAACAATTAAACAATTTAGGTTTTAAGGTCGATTACGTTGCGGATCATTGGGGGAGACGTTTGGCAGCTATTCACGTGGGAGATGTAAGATTAATTGATTGCCTATAA
- a CDS encoding bifunctional (p)ppGpp synthetase/guanosine-3',5'-bis(diphosphate) 3'-pyrophosphohydrolase: MHMFSDLKQEIQTYLSPEQVKQVYNAYQFAARAHSGQKRHSGDPYISHPIAVAKILAQMRMDVQTLIVAILHDVIEDTPIEKTVLTTTFGGEIAELVDGMSKLTQIQFQSRAEAQAENFRKMLLAMAKDIRIIIIKLADRLHNMRTLSAVPAEKRYRIAKETLDIYAPIAQRLGMHMVRIELEDLCFLNLYPWRYRILQETVQKTRRKHKASIHKIESALKECLDKNHLPFHTIWHKKKHLYQIYKKMRENHLAFNEIIDIPIFCIIVDNIDSCYRVLGAVHNLYKPLPDHFHDYIALPKANGYQALHTTLFGPAGTSIHIQIRTTTMDNGADHGIVSYWLEEKTKANELRPHLRAREWLKRLLDIQQTTPSSLEFMETVKIDLFPTDIYIFTPKGDIIELPHKATLIDFAYAIHSDIGNHCIAAKIDKHLVPLSTHLQSGQTVEIITDPKTFPDSRWLEFVATGRARSHIRQFFKNKQHNEAVQLGQRLLDNNLTSLGQDSTQINAKNLNKTLQKFQYDSLEDLLEAIGLGYMHPALVAYSLCSLKPNFKNQINSLPLFLKNADNGLIKFAECCRPIPGDEIIGLLNAGHGLTVHLQRCKYAARLVKKNPERAISIQWEKQTNGFFKTDIYIETINQHGVLALLTYNIAKADANIENIKVESRDRKHSIIHFTLSVLNRKHLAKVIRFLRTIQYTIKITRHLSL, from the coding sequence ATGCACATGTTTAGTGACCTCAAACAAGAAATACAAACCTATCTATCCCCTGAGCAAGTAAAGCAAGTCTATAATGCTTATCAATTCGCTGCTAGGGCTCATTCTGGTCAAAAACGCCATAGTGGCGATCCTTACATTAGCCATCCTATCGCGGTTGCTAAAATTCTCGCGCAAATGCGTATGGATGTTCAAACGCTAATCGTCGCAATTTTACATGACGTTATTGAAGACACTCCCATCGAAAAAACTGTTTTAACTACGACATTTGGCGGCGAAATAGCAGAACTAGTCGATGGGATGAGTAAACTGACACAAATCCAATTTCAAAGTCGTGCGGAAGCTCAAGCAGAAAATTTTCGTAAAATGCTGCTAGCTATGGCAAAAGATATTCGTATCATTATCATAAAATTAGCTGATCGCTTGCATAACATGCGCACCTTATCTGCAGTACCTGCAGAGAAACGCTATCGTATTGCCAAAGAAACATTGGATATTTACGCCCCAATTGCACAGCGGTTAGGTATGCACATGGTACGTATAGAATTGGAAGATCTTTGTTTTTTAAACCTTTATCCATGGCGATATCGTATTTTACAAGAAACCGTACAAAAAACTCGACGTAAACATAAAGCAAGTATCCATAAAATAGAATCCGCTTTGAAAGAGTGCTTGGACAAAAATCATTTACCTTTTCATACTATATGGCATAAAAAAAAGCATCTGTATCAAATCTATAAAAAAATGCGGGAAAATCATTTAGCCTTCAATGAAATCATTGATATCCCCATTTTTTGCATTATTGTAGATAATATTGATAGTTGCTATCGCGTACTAGGGGCTGTTCACAATCTTTATAAACCTCTGCCCGATCATTTCCACGATTATATCGCGCTACCTAAAGCGAATGGCTATCAGGCATTACATACCACTTTATTTGGTCCTGCCGGTACGTCAATTCACATACAAATCCGTACAACTACAATGGATAATGGCGCTGATCATGGTATCGTAAGTTACTGGTTGGAAGAAAAAACTAAGGCCAACGAACTCCGTCCACATTTGAGAGCACGAGAATGGCTCAAGCGCTTACTTGATATTCAACAAACGACACCTAGTTCCTTAGAATTTATGGAGACGGTTAAAATCGATCTCTTTCCTACGGATATATATATCTTTACTCCTAAAGGCGACATCATTGAGCTTCCCCATAAAGCAACTTTGATTGACTTCGCTTATGCGATTCACTCGGATATTGGAAATCACTGTATTGCAGCTAAAATAGATAAACATTTAGTTCCACTCAGCACACACTTACAGAGTGGTCAAACAGTAGAAATCATTACCGATCCGAAAACTTTTCCTGATTCCCGCTGGTTAGAGTTTGTAGCGACTGGCCGTGCTCGAAGTCATATTAGACAATTTTTTAAAAATAAACAGCACAATGAAGCCGTACAATTAGGCCAACGCCTGCTAGATAACAATTTAACTTCTTTAGGACAAGACAGTACCCAAATCAACGCTAAGAATCTGAATAAAACATTACAAAAGTTTCAATACGATTCCCTAGAAGATTTGCTTGAAGCTATTGGGCTGGGTTATATGCATCCTGCTTTAGTCGCTTATTCGTTATGTAGTTTAAAACCTAATTTTAAAAATCAAATTAATTCATTACCCCTGTTCCTTAAAAATGCAGATAATGGTTTAATTAAATTTGCCGAATGTTGCCGGCCTATTCCAGGCGATGAAATTATAGGTTTACTCAATGCTGGACATGGTCTTACTGTGCATTTACAACGCTGTAAGTACGCAGCGCGACTTGTTAAAAAAAATCCTGAGCGAGCCATTTCCATACAATGGGAAAAACAAACTAATGGATTTTTTAAAACGGATATTTATATTGAAACTATCAATCAACACGGCGTATTAGCATTATTAACCTATAATATTGCCAAAGCCGATGCTAATATTGAAAATATTAAAGTTGAAAGTCGCGATAGAAAACATAGTATTATTCATTTTACTTTATCCGTCCTCAACCGCAAGCACCTAGCCAAAGTGATCCGATTTTTACGCACCATTCAATATACAATAAAAATTACGCGTCATCTTTCTTTATAG
- the rpoZ gene encoding DNA-directed RNA polymerase subunit omega, which produces MARVTVEDCLKKVKNHFELVIIASKRARQIAKGGMAMVDPENDKPTVIALREIADGKLNEAGEKSGHEAAGGISGSQSTGL; this is translated from the coding sequence ATGGCACGCGTTACCGTTGAAGATTGTTTAAAGAAAGTCAAAAATCATTTTGAGTTAGTCATTATAGCCTCAAAAAGAGCCCGCCAAATTGCTAAAGGCGGCATGGCCATGGTTGATCCCGAAAACGATAAACCTACAGTGATAGCTCTAAGAGAAATCGCTGACGGTAAACTCAATGAAGCCGGGGAAAAATCAGGACATGAAGCTGCTGGCGGTATAAGTGGGTCACAGTCTACGGGCTTGTAA